From the genome of Alcanivorax sp.:
GCAGCATCCAGCTGGCCTACCAGCAGTCGATCACGCAGGCTGGCCCAGCTCCACTCCGGCTGAAGCTCCACATCCAGACCCTCTGCCGCGAAGTAGCCGGCCTCCTGAGCCACCGCCAGCGGCAGGCTGTCAGTCAGCGGCATGTAACCGATACGAATTTTCATCCATCTTGCTCCGCAAGAGCCTGACGCCGGACGCTTGAGGTCGAACGTCGCAGAGGCTCATTCATCTCTACAGGACGCCTTGCCCGACTCACCGGTTTGGCTGGTGCATCCACCAGGCTGCGGGACTTTTTCAATGGCATCACTCGTCGCATCTTTTCTCCTGTATTGACGCCAGGCATTCGGCCTCAGGCATCCAGCGTTTTATCCCTGCGCTTTCAGCATCTCGGCATAATCCAGCACCGATCGGGCCACCTGTATCAGCGGCTGCCCAGTATTCATGGCCTGCCGTCGCAGGGTGCTGTAGGCATCCTGCTCGTTGAGCCGGCGCCGCTGCATCAGCAGCCCTTTCGCCCGCTCGATAATTTTGCGCTCCGCCAGCGCTTCACGGGTCTGTTCCAGTTCTTCCCGCAGGGCCTGGTATTCGCGAAAACGCGCTGTCGCCACCCGCATCACACCGCGTACCCGGGTCAGGTCGGTTTCCCCTGCCACATAGGCACTCACACCAGCACGCAATGCTGCCACCACCAGGTCTTCATCATCCTGGTTGCAGAACATGACCATGGGACGCGGGATATCCCGCTGCACCAGCGCCATGCTTTCCAGGGTGTCCCGGTCCGGGGCATCCATGTCTACGATGACCACATCCGGGTTACTGCTGCGCACCTTCTCCGCCAGACCGGCTGCGCTGGTCAGGCGGCACAGGATCTCGTGCCCCTCATCAATGAGGGCCCGTTCGAGAATCGCGGCGCGCGGTGGCTGGTCATCCACCAGCATGATTTT
Proteins encoded in this window:
- a CDS encoding ANTAR domain-containing protein translates to MALKIMLVDDQPPRAAILERALIDEGHEILCRLTSAAGLAEKVRSSNPDVVIVDMDAPDRDTLESMALVQRDIPRPMVMFCNQDDEDLVVAALRAGVSAYVAGETDLTRVRGVMRVATARFREYQALREELEQTREALAERKIIERAKGLLMQRRRLNEQDAYSTLRRQAMNTGQPLIQVARSVLDYAEMLKAQG